In the genome of Magnolia sinica isolate HGM2019 chromosome 2, MsV1, whole genome shotgun sequence, one region contains:
- the LOC131231983 gene encoding pentatricopeptide repeat-containing protein At4g39530, whose product MRNHPLALALRFICKKHPITEIPIANFTTSTPPPLSSQTPFLPIKESYNKRFELADLLQSCISKNKSHLRKIHALIISSGFQSDTFINNILLNQYSKSSFIYDARHLFDQMPQKNLITWSSIISGYTQHGHGEEALTLFSRFRRSSFENPNEFIFASVLRACRQLRAAGCATQVHSLVTKSGFESDVYVGTALVDFYSKNGDIDEARLVFDEIPVRNAVTWTAIITGYSQAGRSEVSLQLFNQLRETNVRPDRYVLSSIISACSILEFLEGGKQIHGYILRNGTETDVSVNNVLIDFYSKCRRVKIAHQIFDHMVDKNVVSWTTMIAGYMQNACDQEAMELFSEMSRLGWRPDGFTCTSILTSCGSTTALEQGKQVHSYTIKTNLASDEFVKNGLIDMYAKCNSLADARNAFDDVVEHNVVSYNAMIEGYARDGAFLEALSLFSRMRFRSLSPSLLTFVSLLGASAVLSTVDLSKQIHGLMLKFGVSLDIYAGSALVDVYSKCSCVNDARAVFEAMDGRDIVVWNAMVFGYALNGQGEDALKLYLQLQLARMKPNEFTFVALVSSASNLASLLHGLQFHDHIIKAGLDSDPYVSNALIDMYAKCGSLNEARKLFDTMHGRDVVCWNSMISRYAQHGHAQEALIMFEQMQEEEIKPNYVTFVGVLSACSHVGLLEKGLRYFDSMKYDHDIEPGMEHYACMVALLGRFGKLREAKEFIERMPIEPAAVVWRSLLSACQMAGDVNIGKYAAEAAISIDPTDSGSYVLLSNIFASKGMWADVEKVRKGMNCNGVMKEPGHSWIEVKNEVHVFAVRDRMHSQADFIYEALDRLTEQIRGIGYAPDMTSPLMDD is encoded by the coding sequence ATGCGAAATCACCCATTAGCACTTGCGCTAAGATTTATTTGCAAAAAACACCCCATAACTGAAATTCCAATCGCCAATTTCACCACCTCCACCCCACCTCCACTTTCTTCACAAACCCCATTTCTCCCCATCAAAGAATCGTACAACAAAAGGTTCGAACTAGCCGATCTCTTGCAATCATGCATTTCAAAAAACAAATCCCATCTCAGGAAGATTCATGCCCTCATCATCTCCTCGGGATTTCAATCGGATACCTTCATAAACAACATTCTCCTAAATCAGTACTCGAAATCCAGCTTCATATACGATGCACGTCATCTGTTCGATCAAATGCCTCAGAAAAATCTAATCACATGGTCGTCGATCATTTCTGGATACACCCAACATGGTCATGGAGAAGAGGCTTTGACGCTTTTCTCGCGCTTCCGAAGATCTTCCTTTGAGAATCCGAATGAATTCATCTTCGCCAGTGTTTTGCGTGCTTGCAGGCAATTAAGGGCGGCCGGTTGTGCTACCCAAGTGCACAGTCTTGTTACCAAGTCGGGTTTTGAATCGGACGTCTATGTGGGGACTGCTTTGGTcgatttttattctaaaaatggAGATATAGACGAAGCAAGGCTTGTGTTCGATGAAATACCGGTGAGGAATGCGGTCACTTGGACTGCGATCATTACAGGTTATTCACAAGCTGGAAGGAGCGAAGTTTCATTGCAGCTGTTTAACCAATTGAGGGAGACCAATGTTCGTCCTGATCGATATGTTCTTTCAAGCATTATAAGTGCTTGCTCAATTCTAGAGTTTCTGGAAGGAGGCAAGCAAATACATGGCTACATATTGAGAAACGGAACTGAAACAGATGTCTCAGTGAACAACGTGCTGATTGATTTCTATTCCAAGTGTCGTAGAGTGAAAATTGCCCACCAAATATTTGATCACATGGTTGATAAGAACGTAGTCTCTTGGACTACAATGATTGCCGGTTACATGCAAAATGCATGTGACCAGGAGGCGATGGAGTTGTTTTCGGAAATGAGTCGACTAGGGTGGCGGCCTGATGGCTTTACTTGCACAAGTATCCTCACCTCATGTGGTTCTACCACAGCTCTGGAACAAGGGAAACAGGTGCATTCTTACACTATCAAAACTAACCTGGCATCTGACGAGTTTGTGAAGAATGGTCTGATCGATATGTATGCCAAATGCAATTCTTTGGCTGATGCAAGGAATGCTTTCGATGATGTGGTTGAGCACAATGTGGTTTCATACAATGCCATGATTGAAGGGTATGCAAGAGATGGCGCTTTCTTGGAAGCACTGAGTCTATTTAGTAGGATGAGGTTTAGATCGTTGAGTCCAAGCCTACTGACTTTTGTTAGCCTTCTCGGGGCATCTGCAGTGTTATCGACCGTGGATTTGAGCAAGCAAATCCATGGCCTGATGTTGAAATTCGGAGTTTCTTTGGACATTTATGCTGGTAGCGCTCTAGTCGATGTTTACTCAAAGTGTTCATGTGTCAATGATGCGAGGGCAGTGTTTGAAGCAATGGACGGAAGGGATATCGTAGTTTGGAATGCCATGGTTTTTGGGTATGCCCTAAATGGCCAAGGTGAGGATGCCCTCAAACTCTACCTACAATTGCAGCTTGCAAGAATGAAACCCAATGAATTTACCTTTGTTGCTCTCGTCTCATCAGCTAGTAATCTTGCTAGTCTATTACATGGCCTACAGTTCCATGACCATATCATAAAGGCAGGCCTCGACTCGGATCCTTATGTTTCCAATGCACTTATAGACATGTATGCAAAATGCGGGAGCCTCAACGAGGCTCGGAAACTGTTTGACACGATGCATGGGAGAGACGTCGTGTGTTGGAATTCCATGATCTCGAGATATGCGCAACATGGGCACGCCCAAGAAGCTCTCATAATGTTTGAGCAGATGCAAGAGGAGGAGATCAAACCCAACTATGTCACATTCGTCGGCGTGCTGTCTGCATGCAGCCATGTGGGACTCCTCGAGAAAGGACTCCGTTactttgattcgatgaagtatgaTCATGACATTGAACCGGGCATGGAACATTATGCTTGTATGGTTGCTCTCTTGGGACGATTTGGGAAATTGCGCGAGGCAAAGGAGTTTATAGAACGGATGCCAATCGAACCTGCTGCAGTTGTGTGGAGGAGCTTGCTCAGTGCATGTCAGATGGCAGGCGATGTTAATATAGGGAAATATGCGGCAGAGGCAGCAATCTCAATTGACCCAACAGATAGTGGGTCCTATGTTCTTTTGTCAAATATTTTTGCATCCAAGGGTATGTGGGCTGATGTGGAGAAGGTGAGGAAAGGAATGAATTGCAATGGGGTGATGAAGGAACCAGGACACAGCTGGATTGAAGTGAAGAATGAGGTTCATGTCTTTGCTGTGAGAGACAGAATGCATAGCCAAGCTGATTTTATATATGAAGCATTGGACAGATTGACAGAACAAATCAGAGGCATTGGATATGCACCAGACATGACCAGTCCTTTGATGGACGATTGA
- the LOC131231966 gene encoding uncharacterized protein LOC131231966 isoform X2, whose amino-acid sequence MPEPKNEWLSVPQFGDWDQKHGVPDYSMDFSKIREMRKQNKKDFSRASLGNEEELISNQHHQHEPLRQHQPHHNHSPTTRKKILSYFNCCIKA is encoded by the exons ATGCCAGAGCCT AAGAATGAGTGGCTATCAGTTCCCCAATTTGGAGATTGGGATCAAAAGCATGGTGTGCCGGATTATTCCATGGACTTTTCAAAGATAAGGGAGATGAGGAAGCAGAACAAGAAGGATTTCAGTCGGGCAAGCCTTGGAAATGAGGAAGAGCTCATCTCCAACCAGCATCATCAGCATGAACCACTTCGTCAACACCAGCCACACCACAACCATTCTCCAACT ACGAGGAAGAAGATATTAAGCTATTTCAATTGCTGTATAAAAGCGTAA
- the LOC131231966 gene encoding uncharacterized protein LOC131231966 isoform X1, whose product MEDRKEKNEWLSVPQFGDWDQKHGVPDYSMDFSKIREMRKQNKKDFSRASLGNEEELISNQHHQHEPLRQHQPHHNHSPTTRKKILSYFNCCIKA is encoded by the exons ATGGAAGACCGTAAGGAG AAGAATGAGTGGCTATCAGTTCCCCAATTTGGAGATTGGGATCAAAAGCATGGTGTGCCGGATTATTCCATGGACTTTTCAAAGATAAGGGAGATGAGGAAGCAGAACAAGAAGGATTTCAGTCGGGCAAGCCTTGGAAATGAGGAAGAGCTCATCTCCAACCAGCATCATCAGCATGAACCACTTCGTCAACACCAGCCACACCACAACCATTCTCCAACT ACGAGGAAGAAGATATTAAGCTATTTCAATTGCTGTATAAAAGCGTAA
- the LOC131231996 gene encoding uncharacterized protein LOC131231996 isoform X3, which translates to MDDTELLSELKISFLTPKVLKESFKIYCAINDGVINLVDKFFEMPRHEAFKALEIYKRAGQQKIMLGLCFLEDLVYAWWYHGFVGAFSIASQGVALGVCLMLATGSGMLVVGPCLTEESNLPWLWFLKGISPVAILKNAAQVTRYSDQNQQQSSKIQQDM; encoded by the exons ATGGATGACACAGAACTTCTTTCAGAG CTCAAAATTTCTTTCTTGACTCCAAAGGTGCTGAAAGAGAGCTTTAAAATTTATTGTGCGATTAATGATGGCGTCATTAATCTTGTTGATAAG TTTTTTGAGATGCCTAGGCATGAAGCTTTCAAAGCCCTTGAAATCTACAAACGAGCTGGCCAGCAG AAGATTATGTTGGGTCTCTGTTTCTTGGAAGATCTGGTTTATGCTTGGTGGTATCATG GCTTTGTGGGGGCCTTTTCTATTGCTAGTCAAGGAGTAGCTCTTGGTGTTTGTCTGATGCTTGCTACTGGTTCTGGTATGCTGGTAGTAGGTCCCTGCCTTACAGAAGAGAG CAATCTTCCTTGGTTATGGTTTCTCAAAGGCATCAGTCCTGTGGCGATATTGAAGAATGCAGCTCAAGTGACTAGATATTCTGACCAAAACCAGCAGCAATCTTCTAAGATACAGCAAGACATGTAA
- the LOC131231996 gene encoding uncharacterized protein LOC131231996 isoform X2 has product MDDTELLSEVLKESFKIYCAINDGVINLVDKFFEMPRHEAFKALEIYKRAGQQKIMLGLCFLEDLVYAWWYHGFVGAFSIASQGVALGVCLMLATGSGMLVVGPCLTEERLLFEFHPAQQFSFNLPWLWFLKGISPVAILKNAAQVTRYSDQNQQQSSKIQQDM; this is encoded by the exons ATGGATGACACAGAACTTCTTTCAGAG GTGCTGAAAGAGAGCTTTAAAATTTATTGTGCGATTAATGATGGCGTCATTAATCTTGTTGATAAG TTTTTTGAGATGCCTAGGCATGAAGCTTTCAAAGCCCTTGAAATCTACAAACGAGCTGGCCAGCAG AAGATTATGTTGGGTCTCTGTTTCTTGGAAGATCTGGTTTATGCTTGGTGGTATCATG GCTTTGTGGGGGCCTTTTCTATTGCTAGTCAAGGAGTAGCTCTTGGTGTTTGTCTGATGCTTGCTACTGGTTCTGGTATGCTGGTAGTAGGTCCCTGCCTTACAGAAGAGAGGTTGCTGTTTGAATTCCATCCTGCTCAACAATTTTCATT CAATCTTCCTTGGTTATGGTTTCTCAAAGGCATCAGTCCTGTGGCGATATTGAAGAATGCAGCTCAAGTGACTAGATATTCTGACCAAAACCAGCAGCAATCTTCTAAGATACAGCAAGACATGTAA
- the LOC131231996 gene encoding uncharacterized protein LOC131231996 isoform X1: protein MDDTELLSELKISFLTPKVLKESFKIYCAINDGVINLVDKFFEMPRHEAFKALEIYKRAGQQKIMLGLCFLEDLVYAWWYHGFVGAFSIASQGVALGVCLMLATGSGMLVVGPCLTEERLLFEFHPAQQFSFNLPWLWFLKGISPVAILKNAAQVTRYSDQNQQQSSKIQQDM, encoded by the exons ATGGATGACACAGAACTTCTTTCAGAG CTCAAAATTTCTTTCTTGACTCCAAAGGTGCTGAAAGAGAGCTTTAAAATTTATTGTGCGATTAATGATGGCGTCATTAATCTTGTTGATAAG TTTTTTGAGATGCCTAGGCATGAAGCTTTCAAAGCCCTTGAAATCTACAAACGAGCTGGCCAGCAG AAGATTATGTTGGGTCTCTGTTTCTTGGAAGATCTGGTTTATGCTTGGTGGTATCATG GCTTTGTGGGGGCCTTTTCTATTGCTAGTCAAGGAGTAGCTCTTGGTGTTTGTCTGATGCTTGCTACTGGTTCTGGTATGCTGGTAGTAGGTCCCTGCCTTACAGAAGAGAGGTTGCTGTTTGAATTCCATCCTGCTCAACAATTTTCATT CAATCTTCCTTGGTTATGGTTTCTCAAAGGCATCAGTCCTGTGGCGATATTGAAGAATGCAGCTCAAGTGACTAGATATTCTGACCAAAACCAGCAGCAATCTTCTAAGATACAGCAAGACATGTAA